GCCTACCGCATCCAGATTCTAAAGCAGGAAAAAGCCGACGCGATCCTCCAGGCCGACCGTGAAAAAACCGCACGCCTGGCCCAAGCCCAGGCCAATGCCGCCGAATTACAGCACTCGGTTGAACTGCGCACCGCAGAACTGGCCGCCACCAATGAACGCCTGCGCCAACGTGAACAAGCGCTGCAGCACGCGGCATTTCACGACCCGCTGACCGAGCTGCCGAACCGGCGTTATCTGGTCGAGCGCTGCGAAACCGCCCTGGCCAACGCCCGCCGGCACAGCGAAGCGATTGCCCTGCTGCTGATCGACCTCGATCACTTCAAGCCGATCAACGACAAACACGGCCACGATGCCGGTGACCTGATGTTGCAGCAGATCGCCCTGCGCCTGCGCGAGCATGTGCGCGCAGGCGACGCCGTGGCACGCCTGGGCGGCGATGAGTTCGCCGTACTGGTGTGCGGCGCCGATGCCGAAGAACACGCTCGGGAAATCGCCAACCGACTGCTCGCCGAGCTGGCCAAGCCAGTGATGTACGGCGCCGAACGGCTGACCGTGACCATCAGCATCGGCGTGGCGCTGTACCCGCAACACGCCGGCACCTTTACTGCGCTGTACAAGGCGGCCGACGAGATGCTCTACCGGGTCAAGACCCGTGGCCGCTCAGGCTCGGCGGTGTGCGGTGAAGACGGCGAGCTGAGCAACAGCGCGCGCCTGCATCTGGATGTGCTCAGCGTGCCCAGCGGCCTGCTCTGACTCAGCGGTTGCGGTAGCGCCGCGGCACCCGCGCCGTGACCTTGCTGAGCAGCTCGTAACCAATGGTGCCGGCGGCCTGAGCCACTTCATCCACCGGCAACTGCGCGCCCCACAGCTCGACCGCATCACCCACGGCGGCATCCGGCAAGTCCGTCAGGTCAACCGCCAGCATATCCATGGACACCCGCCCGATCAGTACCACCCTCTGCCCCCGGATAACAACCGGCGTGCCGGCCGGCGCATGGCGCGGGTAGCCATCGGCATAACCGCAACTTACGATGCCGATACGCGACTGCCGCTCGGCGCGCCAGGTGCCGCCATAGCCAACCGTGTCACCGACTGCCACATCGCGGCAGGCAATCAGCTGCGCGGTCAGGCTCATCGCCGGGCGCAAGCCCAGTTCAGCGGCGCCCAAATCAGCAAAAGGCGTGGTGCCATAGAGCATGATGCCGGGCCGCAGCCAATCCATATGCGCAGCAGGAATGGTCAAAATCGCCGCCGAGTTGGCCAGCGAGCGCTGGGCAAAATCCAGATCCAGTAAATCGAGAAACTGCTCCAGCTGCAGTTCGGTGGTTTCACTGCCGCGCTCATCGGCGCAGGCAAAGTGACTGAGCAGATTCAGCTCGGCCACCTGCGCTGCGCCCTGTAAGCGACCATGCCAATCACGCACAGCAGCGGCACTGAAGCCCAGGCGATGCATGCCGCTGTCCAGCTTCAGCCACAGATTCAGCGGCCGAGATAGATTAGCCGCGAGCAGCTGTTGCGCCTGTTGCTCGCTGTGCAGCACCACATCCAGCCCCAGCTGCGCGGCGAACTGGTACTCGTCCGCTTCAAAGCAGCCCTCGAGCAACAGAATCCTCGCGTCACCATGCAGCGCGCGCACCTCGGCGGCTTCCTCCAGGCTGGCCACAGCAAAGCCATCGGCGACATCGTGCAGAGCCGTTACCACCTCACGCACGCCATGCCCGTAGGCATTCGCCTTGACCACCGCAAACGCCTGCCGCCCTGGCGCACAGCGCTTGGCCACCGCGTAGTTATGGGCGATGGCTGACAGATCGATGGTGGCAACAAGAGGGCGCATGGCAGGGCTCCACGACAGGCTAAAGGCGAGCATCTTAACCCTCAGCTCCCGAGCTGCAAGCGCCAGGTCACCCAGCACAAGCCATACACCTGCGGGACCACTGTTAGCCACGCAAATTTAATCGCAGCGAGGCAAAAGCTACTGACAATAAGCTGTCAGTAGCACTCCCCTAGAGTGGGCTCCACAGGCTAGAACGCGCAGTCCGATACTGCCGCTGCCTGTCGCCCCCTAACCTTCAAGGAGAGAGAACATGAATGCGATCAACTGGTTCGAACTATTTGTCAGCAACTTCGAGCGAGCCCGTGGCTTCTATGAACGCGCCCTGGCGACGCCGCTGGAGGTAATGGAGGGCATGGGCGGCCGTATGGCACTGTTCCCCCATGCACAGGAAAGCGGTGTCGGCGGCTGCCTGAGCGAGTCTGCCGAGCAACAGAGTGGGATTGGCGGCACCCGCATCTACCTGAACGTCGAGGGCCAACTGGATGCGGTGGTGAACCGGGTTCCCTCGGCAGGAGGCGTGATCATCCAGAGCAAGATGTCCATCGCGCCGCATGGCTTTATTGCTGTGATAAAAGACAGCGAAGGTAATGAAGTGGGCCTGCACAGCATGTCCTAAAACCGGCATTCCGGGCGTGCGCCAGCGCGCCCGGTAATCCAGAGCGAGAACAGCTGAGACAACATGAGGCGCGCCGACCGTCTATTTCAAATCGTGCAGTTCCTGCGCAGCCGTCGCCTGACCACCGCCCAGTGGCTCGCCGAGCGCCTGCAAGTATCGGTGCGCACTATTTATCGCGATATCCAGGATCTGTCCCTTTCCGGCGTGCCGCTGGAAGGTGAAGCCGGCGTCGGCTACGTGCTGCGCCAACCGATGGATTTGCCACCCCTGATGTTCGAGCGCGAAGAGATTGAGGCACTGCTGGTGGGCGCGCGCATGGTCAAAGCCTGGGCGGACCCACAACTGCAACGGGCCGCCGAATCGGCACTGGCGAAGATCCACAGCGTGCTGCCCAACGAACTGCGCGATGAGCTCAATCGTAACCAGCTGTTTGCCCCCGAAACCAATCCGTACCCCATGCATTGGCTCGGCCAGCTGCGCCAGGCCATACGCCAGCGCCACAAACTGCTGATCAGCTATCGCGATGAACGCGGCGACACCAGTCAACGCTGCGTATGGCCGCTGGGGCTGTTCTTCTGGGGGCAAACCTGGACGCTGTGCGGCTGGTGTGAGCTGCGCAACGACTTTCGCAACTTCCGCATCGACCGCGTCGAACAACTGCAGGACCGTGCGGAGACCTTTGAAGCAGTGGAGGGCCAACGCCTGGAGGACTACCTCAAACCGTATCTAGGCGAGTACGCCACCGCACCGCTGTACAAAAGCTAACGCCTGAAGAGCGCGGCTGAGAGCACACCGGATCACTCGTCTTCGAACTGGTAGCTACCCGGCGCGAGATTTTCGAAACGCGAGAACTTACCGAGAAACGCCAGCCGCGCCGTACCCAACGGACCGTTACGCTGCTTGCCGATAATGATCTCGGCCACACCCTTGTACTCGGTTTCAGGGTGATACACCTCGTCGCGGTAGACGAACATGATGATGTCGGCGTCCTGCTCGATCGCACCCGATTCACGCAAGTCGGAGTTGATCGGGCGCTTGTTAGGGCGCTGTTCCAGGCCACGGTTAAGCTGCGACAGGGCAATCACCGGGCAGTTGAATTCCTTGGCCAGGGCCTTGAGCGAGCGGGAGATTTCAGAAATCTCGTTGACTCGGCTGTCGCCACTGGAGCCAGGAATTTGCATCAGCTGCAGGTAGTCGACCATGATCAGGCCGATCTCGCCGTGCTCACGGGCCAGGCGGCGGGTACGTGCGCGCATCTCCGAAGGCGAGATACCGGCGGTGTCGTCGATAAATAACTTGCGATCATTGAGCAGGTTGACCGCGCTGGTCAGGCGCGGCCAATCGTCGTCATCCAGGCGACCGGCACGCACCTTGGTCTGATCGATACGCCCTAGCGAGGCGAGCATACGCATCACGATGGAGTCTGAAGGCATCTCCAGCGAGTACACCATCACCACCTTGTCGCTGCGCATCAGCGCGTTTTCCACCAGATTCATGGCGAAGGTGGTCTTACCCATCGACGGACGGCCGGCAACGATGATCAGGTCGGCCGGCTGCAGGCCGCTGGTCAGGTTGTCCAGGTCAGTAAAGCCGGTGGACAAACCGGTGATCGCGTCGCCAGCATTGAACAGGGTGTCGATGCGGTCGATGGCCTTGACCAGAATATCGTTGATCCCTACCGGGCCGCCGGTCTTCGGTCGCGCCTCGGCAATCTGGAAGATCAGGCGCTCGGCCTCATCAAGAATCTCGGCGCCAGTACGGCCTTGTGGCATGTACGCGCTGTCAGCGATTTCGCCGCTGATGCCGATCAACTGGCGCAACGTGGCGCGCTCACGAATGATCTGCGCATAGGCCTTGATGTTGGCCACCGACGGCGTGTTTTTCGCCAGTTCGCCGAGGTAGGCCAGGCCGCCGACTTGCGACAGCTGCCCTTCCTGGTCCAGCTGCTCGGATACCGTGACCACGTCGAAGGGGTGGTTACGCTCAGCCAACTTGAAAATCGCGCGGAAGATCAGGCGGTGGTCGTGTCGATAGAAGTCGCCATCGGACACCGCATCGAGCACCCGCTCCCAGGCATTGTTGTCGAGCATCAGGCCGCCCAGTACGGCTTGCTCCGCCTCGATCGAGTGCGGCGGCACCTTCAGGGCGGAGGTTTGCAGGTCGTACTGTTCGGGCAGGCTGATGTCGTTCATAAGGCTCTGGGCAAAATTCTGTGTTCACAAAACAAAAGGCACGACATCGCTTACGCAATGTCGTGCCTGATTGTTAGCGGCCAAGCACCTGAGTGCAAGCCCACTTAGTCGCGAGCTGATTAGGCTGCTACGACGACAACCTTAACGGTTGCTTCAACGTCGCTGTGCAGGTGCACGGCTACGTCGTATTCGCCGAGTTGACGAATGGTGCCGTTCGGCAGACGCACTTCAGCTTTGGCCACTTCAACGCCGGAGGCGGTCAGGGCTTCAGCGATGTCGTGAGTACCGATCGAGCCGAACAGTTTGCCTTCATCGCCCGCGGTAGCGGTGATGGTGACTTCCAGTTCAGCCAACTGAGCAGCGCGGGATTCAGCGTAAGCTTTCTTCTCGGCAGCCAGTTTTTCCAGCTCGGCGCGACGTGCTTCAAACGCAGCAACGTTTGCAGGAGTAGCGGCGGTGGCTTTGCCTTGCGGCAGCAGGAAGTTACGACCGTAACCGGCCTTAACATTCACTTTATCGCCCAGGTTGCCCAGGTTGGCGATTTTTTCCAGCAGGATCAGTTCCATTTGGTAATAACCTCTTAACTTTTAACCTTCACCGTTCGTGGGGCCCGAGCCTTGTTTGCGCTCAAAGCGACCACGAAAATCAAGCAGACTGTCGACAATGGCCAAAACCACCAGTAACGGATAAGTCAGCTGCATAAACAGCAACAACGTGATGTACAACCCGACTAGCCAGAACTTACCTAGCCGACCTTGCGCCACCATCCCATGCAACAGGGCGATGCCCGCAAACGCCAACGGCACACTGCACAACGGCGTCAACATGGCCATTTGCGGACCCAGATTGGGCCCCAACAGCATGCCAACCAGCAGCAACATCGCCAGCGGGGTCGGGAGGCGTAGCGCGCGAAACTCGCGACCAAAGCCACCCGGGTTATACAACTGCGCCTGCCAGAAGCGCCCAAGCATCAGGCTCAACAAGCTGACTATCTGCAACAACGCCGCGATCAATCCGGTCAGTACTGGTGCAATCAGGCTATCCAGGCGCGCTCGCTCATCCACCGACATCTGTTGGTGAACCCCATCAAGCATTTGCGGCATCAGCTTTTGCAGCTCAAGCGCCATTGCTTCGATGGGTTCGCGGAACACCGCACCCAAGACCAGCCCATACACCAGGCCCAATGCCACACTGCACAGCAGCACACGATTCCAGGACAGGTTGGCGCGTAACAACAACGCCAACCCCAGCGCACCGAGCAACACCAACAGGGTGCGCGGCTCACCGAAATACCACCAGCCAATGGCCGGTAGCAGGGCCCAGGCGAGGATGCCAGCGGCATCACTCCAACCGCGCCGCAGAAGCACCAGGCTTCCAGCGGCAGCACTCAACCAGAACAACAGCGGCAATGCCGCAGAAACCACCACTACGAGAGTGGCCTGCATACGGCCGCGCATAATGAATTCAGCTATGGCGCGCATGCGATCTATCCCTTACTTCTTGTCGAACATCCGGTCTCAGCGGCCGTGGCTGTCGGTGTAAGGCAGCAGGGCCAGGAAGCGGGCGCGCTTGATAGCGGTAGCCAGCTGACGCTGATAACGAGCCTTAGTACCGGTGATACGGCTAGGAACGATCTTGCCGGTTTCCGAGATGTAAGCTTTCAGCGTGTTGAGATCTTTGAAATCGATCTCTTTCACTTCTTCTGCAGTAAAACGGCAGAATTTACGACGACGGAAGAAACGTGCCATGAGAGTGGCTCCTCAATAGATCCGTGGATTACTCGTCAGCGTTGTCGCTGTCGTTGTTGTCGCTGTCATCGCCATCAACAGAATCGGCGTTATCAGGACGGTCACGACGCTCACGGCGCTCACTGCGGTTTTCTTCGGCCTTGAGCATCTCGGACTGGTCAGTAACGGCCTCGTCGCGACGGATGACCAGGTTACGGATCACGGCATCGTTGTAACGGAAGTTGTCTTCCAGCTCAGCCAGGGCTTTGCCGGTGCACTCAACGTTAAGCATCACGTAGTGAGCTTTGTGGACGTTGTTGATGGCGTAAGCCAGCTGACGACGGCCCCAATCTTCCAGGCGGTGAATCTTGCCGCCGTCTTCTTCGATCAGCTTGGTGTAACGCTCAACCATGCCGCCGACTTGCTCGCTCTGGTCCGGGTGAACCAGAAAGATGATTTCGTAATGACGCATAAATGCTCCTTACGGGTTGTAGCCTGCCGCCAAATGCGGTCAGGCAAGGAGTGAATTTCACTTGTTTGTCTTGCTGAAACAGAAAGGCACAAAAGCGCCTGCCGTCGCGGCAAGGGGCGACATTCTAGTGAAGCCCCCTGCTACACGCAAGGTGAGCTGGTGATTATTTGAACAATCCGCAGCGAACGCCCGGAAAGGAAAGGCCAAACAAGTGCGGGCACCGGCCGGGCGCCCGCCACACACTCACGTCTTGCTGACAGCCTTGCGCTGACGCAACGCCTCGAACAGGCACACACCGGTAGCAACCGAGACATTCAGGCTACTGACGCTGCCCGCCATCGGCAACTTGACCAGGTAATCACAGTGCTCACGGGTCAGCCGGCGCATGCCTTTGCCTTCGGCGCCCATGATCAGCACCGTCGGCCCGGTCAGATCATGCTCGTACAGTTCCTGCTCAGCCTCACCGGCCGTACCGACAACCCACAAACCGCGCTGCTGGAGCTTCTCCAGGCTACGCGCCAAGTTGGTCACCGCTACCAGCGGAATTACTTCGGCAGCGCCACAGGCGACTTTACGCACAGTAGCGTTGAGCGTGGCGGATTTGTCCTTCGGCACGATAACCGCCAGCGCACCCGCCGCATCGGCAGTTCGCAGGCAAGCACCGAGATTGTGCGGGTCTGTCACGCCGTCGAGCACCAGCAACAAGGGCGCGCCCTCAGTGCGATCGAGCAGCTCGTCGAGCATCGCCTCGCCCCAGACCTGACTAGGACTGACATCGGCCACAACCCCCTGATGCACGCCTTCGACCCAGGCATCCATCTCACGACGCTCACACTGACCAACAGACACCCGCGCATCCGCTGCCAGCGCCAGCAACACCTGGACGCGCGGATCATTACGCCCTTCGGCTAGCCAGATTTGCTTGACCCGCTTTGGATGGTGACGCAGCAGCGCTTCTACAGCATGCACGCCGTAGATTTTCTCCAGCTGACTCATGACTTAGCCTTACGCTTGCGTGCACCGCCGGACGCCGGCGCTCCACCAGCCGAAGCGCCCTTGCGGTGCGCCCCAGGCTTACCTGACTTGCTGACTGGCTTGGACGACTCGCCCTTAGCCGCGCCTTTGCCAGCCTTGCTCTTCGAATCACTGAGCAGCGATTTTTTCAGCGCACGGCTCTTTTCCACATCGGTATTACCCGGCGCAGCCCGCTCGCCGCGACGCCCGGCTTTACCCGCAGCCGATTCAAAACCACCACGGCGCTGACCGGCCAGCATAGCCGTTTTACCTTCAGCCAGTTCAAAGTCGATCTTGCGCTCGTCCAGATCGACGCGCATGACCTTGACCTCAACACTATCGCCCAGACGGAAACTGCGACCACTACGCTCACCCGCCAAACGATGATGCACGGGATCAAAGTGGTAGTAGTCGCCCGGCAAGGCGGTGACATGCACCAGACCTTCGACGTAGATGTCCTTCAACTCGACGAACAGACCAAAGCCAGTCACAGCCGTGATTACACCCGGGAAGGTTTCGCCGACGCGATCCTTCATAAACTCGCACTTGAGCCAGTTCACCACATCGCGAGTCGCCTCATCGGCGCGGCGCTCGGACATCGAGCACTGCTCACCCAGCTGCTCAAGGATCGCATCGTCGTACGGGTAGATGCGCGCTCGTGGCATGATCGCCGCACCGGCACGTTTGACGTGCGGGGTATCGAGCTTGGAGCGGACCACGCTGCGAATCGCCCGATGGATCAGCAGATCCGGGTAGCGGCGAATCGGCGA
This DNA window, taken from Pseudomonas sp. SG20056, encodes the following:
- the rlmB gene encoding 23S rRNA (guanosine(2251)-2'-O)-methyltransferase RlmB, whose protein sequence is MSQLEKIYGVHAVEALLRHHPKRVKQIWLAEGRNDPRVQVLLALAADARVSVGQCERREMDAWVEGVHQGVVADVSPSQVWGEAMLDELLDRTEGAPLLLVLDGVTDPHNLGACLRTADAAGALAVIVPKDKSATLNATVRKVACGAAEVIPLVAVTNLARSLEKLQQRGLWVVGTAGEAEQELYEHDLTGPTVLIMGAEGKGMRRLTREHCDYLVKLPMAGSVSSLNVSVATGVCLFEALRQRKAVSKT
- the rpsR gene encoding 30S ribosomal protein S18: MARFFRRRKFCRFTAEEVKEIDFKDLNTLKAYISETGKIVPSRITGTKARYQRQLATAIKRARFLALLPYTDSHGR
- the rplI gene encoding 50S ribosomal protein L9 yields the protein MELILLEKIANLGNLGDKVNVKAGYGRNFLLPQGKATAATPANVAAFEARRAELEKLAAEKKAYAESRAAQLAELEVTITATAGDEGKLFGSIGTHDIAEALTASGVEVAKAEVRLPNGTIRQLGEYDVAVHLHSDVEATVKVVVVAA
- a CDS encoding YafY family protein — encoded protein: MRRADRLFQIVQFLRSRRLTTAQWLAERLQVSVRTIYRDIQDLSLSGVPLEGEAGVGYVLRQPMDLPPLMFEREEIEALLVGARMVKAWADPQLQRAAESALAKIHSVLPNELRDELNRNQLFAPETNPYPMHWLGQLRQAIRQRHKLLISYRDERGDTSQRCVWPLGLFFWGQTWTLCGWCELRNDFRNFRIDRVEQLQDRAETFEAVEGQRLEDYLKPYLGEYATAPLYKS
- the dnaB gene encoding replicative DNA helicase, encoding MNDISLPEQYDLQTSALKVPPHSIEAEQAVLGGLMLDNNAWERVLDAVSDGDFYRHDHRLIFRAIFKLAERNHPFDVVTVSEQLDQEGQLSQVGGLAYLGELAKNTPSVANIKAYAQIIRERATLRQLIGISGEIADSAYMPQGRTGAEILDEAERLIFQIAEARPKTGGPVGINDILVKAIDRIDTLFNAGDAITGLSTGFTDLDNLTSGLQPADLIIVAGRPSMGKTTFAMNLVENALMRSDKVVMVYSLEMPSDSIVMRMLASLGRIDQTKVRAGRLDDDDWPRLTSAVNLLNDRKLFIDDTAGISPSEMRARTRRLAREHGEIGLIMVDYLQLMQIPGSSGDSRVNEISEISRSLKALAKEFNCPVIALSQLNRGLEQRPNKRPINSDLRESGAIEQDADIIMFVYRDEVYHPETEYKGVAEIIIGKQRNGPLGTARLAFLGKFSRFENLAPGSYQFEDE
- a CDS encoding VOC family protein, which produces MNAINWFELFVSNFERARGFYERALATPLEVMEGMGGRMALFPHAQESGVGGCLSESAEQQSGIGGTRIYLNVEGQLDAVVNRVPSAGGVIIQSKMSIAPHGFIAVIKDSEGNEVGLHSMS
- the alr gene encoding alanine racemase gives rise to the protein MRPLVATIDLSAIAHNYAVAKRCAPGRQAFAVVKANAYGHGVREVVTALHDVADGFAVASLEEAAEVRALHGDARILLLEGCFEADEYQFAAQLGLDVVLHSEQQAQQLLAANLSRPLNLWLKLDSGMHRLGFSAAAVRDWHGRLQGAAQVAELNLLSHFACADERGSETTELQLEQFLDLLDLDFAQRSLANSAAILTIPAAHMDWLRPGIMLYGTTPFADLGAAELGLRPAMSLTAQLIACRDVAVGDTVGYGGTWRAERQSRIGIVSCGYADGYPRHAPAGTPVVIRGQRVVLIGRVSMDMLAVDLTDLPDAAVGDAVELWGAQLPVDEVAQAAGTIGYELLSKVTARVPRRYRNR
- the rpsF gene encoding 30S ribosomal protein S6, whose product is MRHYEIIFLVHPDQSEQVGGMVERYTKLIEEDGGKIHRLEDWGRRQLAYAINNVHKAHYVMLNVECTGKALAELEDNFRYNDAVIRNLVIRRDEAVTDQSEMLKAEENRSERRERRDRPDNADSVDGDDSDNNDSDNADE